A window of Candidatus Binataceae bacterium genomic DNA:
TCGCCAGGACCGCGAGCGCCGCAAACGCACGGGCCGGACCAACGCCTTGGCGGCAAGAGCCGCTGCCCGAGCGTAGCTTCGATCTCCGTGAATAAGCATCAGAATCATCGCACCCTCGGTGAGAAGCATGATCTCTCTCGCGCGTTGCTGAGCCGACGGAATGTCGGCCGCAGCGATCGCCTCGGTCAGCCATCGCTCCACTGCCGCCTTATGCTGCCGCGCGATCGAGCGCGCGGGATGGCCCCGCAGATCGGCAAGTTCGACTACGACACGAGTGAAACCGCCACCGGACCATTTTGGCTTCGCGGCCCAGTCCGAGAGCTCGCCAAAGAAGGAATCAATGAAATCTTCCGCGTCGGGCGGACGCTTGAACTGTCGCAGGCGGCTCAGCGCGAATTCGCTCGCATGCGCCAGCACCGATTGGATGAGATCGTCCTTGCTGGGGAAATGCTTATAGAGCGTGCGCTTGGTGACGTTTGCGCGTGTCGCGATGTCATCCATGGCGACACGAAAAAAGCCCTGGCGCCAGAACAGGCCATAGGCTGCATCGAGGATGCGTCGCTTGGTCTCGAGCCGTGACCGTCGCATGTTGGGCGCCCCCGTCGACTTGGTATACTGACAAGTGAATTTACATCAGTCGCCTTCGGCAGTCAGATCGATTGTACGGACCTATCGGACGGCGCTCGCGCGCCGCGGAGAACGAAGCCATGCCGGCAAAATTGACACTGCGATCGATCGATGTTCGCGCGGTATCGGTGCCGTTGCGGCGGCCCGTCGTCTCGAAGGTCGGGATGTTCAAGGAATGGCCGCTGATCCTGATCGACCTCTATACCCATGAGGGTGTCGTTGGGCGCAGCTATCTGGAGCCTTATCTCAAAAATGCGGCTCGCTACGTGATGCCGGCGCTCCTCGATTTGGCGGAAGCGCAACAGAACCACCTACTCGCGCCGCTGGAGCGCTTTCAGGCCAACAGGCGCTCTCTCAATCTGGTCGGCTACGAGGGCATTGCCATGATCGCGGTAGCAGGCCTTGACATGGCCATGTGGGATGCGCTCGCCAAGGCGGCGGGTCAACCGCTTGCGGCATTGGTTGGCGGCACAATAGGTCCGGTACCGGCGTACAACAGCAATGGACTTTGGCTGACGGACGTGTCGACCTTTGCAGCGGAGGCGCGCGAGCTTGTTTCGGAGGGCTCGTTCACGGGCGTGAAGTTGCGGCTCGGGCGAGACCGCCTGGATGACGATCTTGCCGCGATCCGCGAGGTCCGGGAAGCGGTGGGCAGCGATATCAAGCTCATGGTGGATTTCAACCAGGGCCTCTCGCTTGGCGACGCCATTCGCCGATGCCACGCTCTCGATCATCAGGGATTGTACTGGTTCGAAGAGCCGATCGCCTACGACAACCTGGCAGGGTACGTACAGCTTGCGGCGCAACTCGACACGCCGGTTCAGCTAGGCGAGAATTTTTACGGTCCACGCGATCTGTATAAAGCCGTTTGCGCCGGTGCCGGTGAATATATGATGCCGGATCTGATGCGCATCGGCGGCGTATCTGGATGGCTGCGCTCCGTCCCAATTGCCGCTGCGGGCGGCGTTCAGGTTTCGACCCATCTGTATCCGGAGGTAGCGGCGCATTTGATGCGCGTCACCGAGACCGCGCACTGGCTGGAGTGGCAGGACTGG
This region includes:
- a CDS encoding helix-turn-helix domain-containing protein, with the protein product MRRSRLETKRRILDAAYGLFWRQGFFRVAMDDIATRANVTKRTLYKHFPSKDDLIQSVLAHASEFALSRLRQFKRPPDAEDFIDSFFGELSDWAAKPKWSGGGFTRVVVELADLRGHPARSIARQHKAAVERWLTEAIAAADIPSAQQRAREIMLLTEGAMILMLIHGDRSYARAAALAAKALVRPVRLRRSRSWRSS
- a CDS encoding enolase C-terminal domain-like protein, which encodes MPAKLTLRSIDVRAVSVPLRRPVVSKVGMFKEWPLILIDLYTHEGVVGRSYLEPYLKNAARYVMPALLDLAEAQQNHLLAPLERFQANRRSLNLVGYEGIAMIAVAGLDMAMWDALAKAAGQPLAALVGGTIGPVPAYNSNGLWLTDVSTFAAEARELVSEGSFTGVKLRLGRDRLDDDLAAIREVREAVGSDIKLMVDFNQGLSLGDAIRRCHALDHQGLYWFEEPIAYDNLAGYVQLAAQLDTPVQLGENFYGPRDLYKAVCAGAGEYMMPDLMRIGGVSGWLRSVPIAAAGGVQVSTHLYPEVAAHLMRVTETAHWLEWQDWANPILKEPFDIKNGHLEVPDRPGIGLEWDENAIARYGY